A region of Candidatus Cloacimonadota bacterium DNA encodes the following proteins:
- a CDS encoding T9SS type A sorting domain-containing protein has protein sequence MQDGTYAENVKVNKNISLTSVNGAATTIIDGLNSGGGTGTINLTSGRNGVVIGTIGHGFTVKGIDGPPGVEFAAIYLTGAQTNISIEGNIIEARGDAALMGEYNAANTNIVINGNEITGKTFVGDNPGGVGFGAQYSLPNVPRQLVVFGGGAGTTNTQSFTFTNNILSGICGGMSITDNNGNPIDPTPQGNTLASLEFAGTNNIIAGNTFSGSTTRYAEALRMRGPGDYTITGNTFNGSYPVTMTAQTSNPSIGLDRIQNALPPANTFDKYVVVNSGTALAVPAIFPTIQAAIDAATPGDVIQVAEGTYNETVTINKGVSVLGAGAANTIIDPVSDTASFVVRINTTSGNVKLDGFTIRNSTTEEIGTTKVALGSGSTGAMVEISNNVIIGGYDSATGVYTDFGFGFWSSNCASDLFFHHNNISHCYDNPVGLERHRGASEISYNTISDCAPFPAIWFMTEKSGSEAPEMYEITARQYIHHNTITTGTGIGMAAPYGGHYNQYLGGKYTDVEISYNNISNLSATGKGIQLEADGDNGGFYNPVIANNTITGASGLPSTSARGIRILGNVFNADINNNTISGVYRGIWQSYSWGQPGIPGPSGNTLRNNSITDCAIGVENQYSTTAAVLDAKENWWGDASGPLDNDSINPDPQADNPDGLGTKVSGYVSYDPWWANAEMTELGSNNYIAGNTYTFTVHAPNSEDGAKAYLWGFYTKIGGGWANTTYGTGYFSGGYATVNYTVPLDYKKDFYWEVIAYQSPNSQVRCKRWNTAGPWSQFDTYLLDGQTIEMETYRFDEFEMDRETASFKMLANGVVPTTVDAATVEVIVPWSGDINDYDNSVYNHDTVFCKKGLLPSYAANLGYEVQVVASNPSSPMFQEIRITKPSVGYDVTLFGFRIPTGDDPLGYMWWTTFYIEPVQNMVMNYDPVTGICSGSFSAPLEYYQQYFIQPVAEIYVDTNLKYYYTPGSMDLILSGGMLTPIRNVTTGAYYETIQAAIDTAEANHVIEVQPGTYVEQLHVTTENLTIRGVGTDSVVIQSPDVLPLSFTTSAANKPVVFVDGVQEFTLKNVIVDGGNKGNANYRFNGVAFWNAGGTLEDVDVINIMNDPFSGAQHGVGVFAYNNTTGSFNIKLDHVDVTDFQKTGVVLTGNGGNLTVDLDNVTVTGQGLTDIIAQNGIDISSATGSVTNCSVTGVDWIWPGTGTHWTASGIILQNTTDLVVSNATLTGCETSFYAKENLGLEISGCVIDGATEIAVLDYGGIDSVIDGNTITNSSSGIYCYLTESALITNNEIEGSEYALILEEIDSVSSEITVTGNEFSNNYIHVYNSGDEPDVNTLIPTNTYAPTYFIVDQTIYGNGTVLYVDAPLEVIQDNVQQTYSVKASYAGNLRGFDVMLIIPKADFATAPTNFVMGSAFTSPLYIVDQSTDTEWIYVITGAFLGAGSVTGENVTLFTFDATSTADYNNVPDGCYIQLPLGEVTLRDENNQPIECFDTLDKWILIDNIPPTPVVWEDEITALLHPCRTTPNANNSIDLMWTNPEGAKKIQIWTLSYGDAGTGYTHYPEYDDHSEPSLAAPDPLLGSPQNGWVKFAEIDPPQTFPYTLTGMERGYYYITLFAVDEAGNISAAPEAPFHRESISYWPGDVNEDGKVMDDDIGLLGAVWGFNSSNEAWNNVIDVGPSTDYARRSRPIPDNRINIEDLMMFAMNYYNTHYEDNHRNFPELNPVMVMMATQNNGGQIVVNLELSGNNGFLKGLNMPIAYGSGLQLASIEQGNIWPEASLLLHTNAEGLVEVSCATLGQNALEGDGNIATLVFNVVGSDTEITLQPMIARSWDNHDIAITYDYTANEDLVNVIPLESYLGSNFPNPFNPSTTIQYGLKEASSVKINVYNSRGQLVRTLINESKAAGTYRVVWDGKDSNNRSVSSGIYYFRMEAQDYVKTNKGLLIK, from the coding sequence GTGCAAGACGGTACCTACGCGGAAAATGTTAAAGTCAATAAAAACATCAGCCTAACTTCCGTCAACGGAGCGGCCACAACTATAATTGATGGCTTGAACTCAGGAGGAGGTACTGGTACAATCAATCTGACAAGTGGAAGGAATGGCGTGGTTATTGGCACGATCGGCCACGGCTTCACCGTTAAAGGAATCGATGGCCCTCCTGGTGTTGAATTTGCCGCCATCTACCTGACCGGCGCGCAGACCAATATCTCGATTGAAGGCAACATCATCGAAGCCAGAGGCGACGCCGCCCTGATGGGTGAATATAACGCTGCAAACACCAATATAGTGATAAATGGCAATGAGATCACCGGCAAGACCTTCGTCGGGGATAATCCGGGTGGAGTTGGTTTTGGAGCTCAATACAGCTTGCCAAATGTGCCACGCCAACTGGTGGTTTTCGGTGGAGGAGCTGGTACAACGAACACTCAGAGCTTCACTTTCACAAACAACATCCTCTCCGGGATATGCGGTGGTATGAGCATCACCGACAACAACGGAAATCCGATTGATCCCACCCCACAGGGCAACACATTAGCCTCACTGGAATTTGCCGGAACTAACAATATTATCGCCGGCAATACGTTCAGCGGATCGACCACAAGATACGCGGAAGCACTCAGAATGAGGGGTCCCGGTGATTATACTATTACAGGGAACACCTTCAACGGCTCATATCCCGTTACAATGACAGCTCAGACTTCGAATCCCAGCATTGGGCTGGACAGGATCCAAAATGCTCTTCCTCCTGCCAATACTTTTGACAAATACGTGGTGGTGAATTCCGGAACTGCGCTCGCGGTTCCAGCGATTTTCCCCACTATACAGGCTGCAATAGATGCCGCCACCCCCGGTGACGTGATCCAAGTAGCCGAAGGAACCTACAACGAAACGGTTACAATCAATAAAGGCGTAAGTGTTTTGGGGGCTGGAGCTGCCAACACGATCATTGACCCGGTATCCGATACTGCGAGTTTCGTGGTGAGGATAAACACCACTTCTGGGAATGTGAAACTTGATGGTTTTACCATCAGGAACTCGACCACTGAAGAAATTGGAACAACCAAGGTAGCGCTTGGCAGTGGATCTACCGGAGCGATGGTAGAGATATCCAACAATGTCATTATTGGTGGATACGACAGCGCCACTGGGGTCTATACAGATTTCGGTTTCGGCTTTTGGAGCAGTAATTGTGCATCCGACCTGTTCTTCCATCACAACAACATTAGCCATTGTTATGACAATCCTGTTGGGCTGGAGCGTCATAGAGGCGCGAGCGAGATATCTTATAATACTATAAGTGACTGTGCACCATTTCCCGCAATCTGGTTCATGACCGAGAAATCTGGAAGTGAAGCTCCCGAAATGTATGAGATCACGGCCAGACAGTATATTCATCACAATACTATCACAACCGGCACAGGCATTGGTATGGCCGCCCCATATGGTGGGCATTATAATCAGTATCTCGGCGGAAAATACACCGATGTGGAGATATCCTATAACAACATATCGAATTTATCTGCAACCGGAAAAGGCATCCAACTGGAAGCAGATGGGGATAACGGAGGATTCTACAATCCAGTTATCGCAAATAACACTATAACCGGAGCATCAGGATTACCCTCGACTTCAGCTCGCGGGATCAGGATACTCGGGAACGTGTTCAATGCCGATATTAACAATAATACTATAAGCGGTGTGTACAGAGGGATCTGGCAAAGCTATTCCTGGGGCCAACCAGGTATTCCCGGACCGAGTGGAAACACCCTTAGGAACAACTCCATAACAGATTGTGCTATCGGCGTCGAAAATCAGTATTCCACTACAGCTGCTGTACTTGATGCCAAAGAGAACTGGTGGGGAGATGCCAGCGGCCCTCTGGATAATGATTCCATCAATCCTGATCCTCAAGCTGACAATCCTGATGGACTGGGCACTAAAGTTTCGGGTTACGTGTCCTATGATCCCTGGTGGGCAAATGCCGAAATGACAGAACTCGGATCAAACAATTATATAGCTGGTAACACCTATACATTCACCGTCCACGCGCCCAATTCCGAGGATGGAGCAAAAGCATATCTTTGGGGTTTTTATACTAAAATCGGTGGTGGTTGGGCTAATACAACGTATGGAACTGGCTATTTTAGCGGTGGATACGCCACAGTCAACTACACAGTGCCTCTGGATTATAAGAAGGATTTTTACTGGGAAGTTATAGCCTATCAATCCCCCAACAGCCAAGTAAGGTGCAAACGGTGGAATACAGCCGGGCCTTGGAGCCAGTTTGATACCTATCTGCTCGACGGACAAACAATTGAAATGGAAACATACAGGTTTGACGAATTTGAAATGGACAGGGAAACAGCGAGTTTCAAGATGCTGGCAAACGGAGTAGTACCGACCACTGTGGATGCCGCCACTGTCGAAGTAATCGTTCCTTGGTCAGGAGACATAAACGATTACGATAATTCTGTCTATAACCATGACACTGTGTTCTGTAAAAAGGGTTTGCTTCCAAGCTACGCCGCCAACCTTGGATATGAAGTGCAAGTTGTCGCATCCAATCCAAGTTCCCCGATGTTCCAGGAGATAAGGATCACAAAGCCCAGTGTTGGCTACGATGTAACCTTGTTCGGCTTTAGAATTCCGACAGGTGATGATCCGCTTGGCTACATGTGGTGGACAACCTTCTACATCGAACCGGTGCAGAATATGGTCATGAATTATGACCCCGTCACCGGTATTTGCAGCGGCAGCTTCTCCGCACCTCTGGAGTATTATCAACAGTACTTCATACAGCCTGTCGCGGAAATCTACGTAGACACAAACTTAAAATACTACTATACGCCCGGGTCTATGGACCTTATCCTCAGCGGGGGGATGCTCACCCCTATCAGGAATGTGACCACCGGTGCCTATTATGAAACCATCCAGGCTGCAATCGACACGGCTGAAGCCAACCATGTTATTGAAGTGCAGCCCGGAACCTACGTGGAACAACTGCACGTCACTACCGAAAACCTCACCATCCGCGGGGTTGGCACTGATTCGGTGGTGATCCAGTCGCCGGATGTCCTGCCTCTGTCGTTCACAACCTCAGCAGCCAACAAGCCGGTCGTGTTCGTGGATGGAGTACAGGAATTCACGCTCAAAAACGTTATTGTGGACGGCGGCAACAAAGGAAACGCTAACTACCGCTTCAATGGGGTCGCGTTCTGGAACGCCGGGGGTACCCTTGAAGACGTGGATGTGATCAACATAATGAACGATCCATTCAGCGGCGCTCAGCATGGAGTAGGTGTCTTCGCCTATAATAACACCACCGGGTCTTTCAACATCAAACTCGACCATGTTGATGTGACTGACTTCCAAAAGACTGGAGTAGTATTGACAGGGAATGGCGGTAATCTTACTGTCGACCTTGATAATGTTACGGTAACCGGTCAAGGGCTCACTGACATTATTGCGCAGAATGGCATTGATATTTCATCTGCCACTGGATCGGTGACAAATTGTTCAGTTACTGGAGTAGATTGGATATGGCCAGGAACAGGAACTCACTGGACTGCTTCGGGAATCATACTTCAAAATACTACTGATCTGGTGGTTTCGAATGCTACTTTGACAGGATGCGAGACATCATTCTACGCTAAGGAAAACTTGGGGTTAGAGATATCTGGTTGCGTAATTGATGGCGCTACTGAGATTGCAGTCCTGGATTATGGAGGAATCGACTCAGTAATAGATGGTAATACAATCACAAATTCTAGCTCCGGTATCTATTGCTACTTGACTGAAAGTGCATTAATTACTAACAACGAGATTGAAGGATCAGAGTATGCGTTGATACTTGAAGAGATAGACTCAGTATCTTCTGAAATTACAGTAACTGGAAACGAATTCTCTAATAACTACATCCATGTGTATAATTCTGGTGATGAACCAGACGTAAATACACTGATCCCCACCAACACGTACGCTCCTACCTATTTCATTGTGGACCAGACGATCTACGGCAACGGCACCGTTCTGTATGTGGACGCGCCTCTGGAAGTTATCCAGGACAACGTGCAGCAGACCTATTCCGTGAAAGCTTCGTACGCTGGAAACCTGCGTGGTTTCGACGTGATGCTCATCATCCCCAAGGCGGATTTTGCCACAGCTCCCACGAACTTCGTTATGGGATCGGCTTTTACGAGCCCTCTTTATATAGTCGACCAGAGCACAGATACAGAATGGATTTACGTAATCACTGGTGCCTTTTTAGGTGCCGGCAGTGTCACCGGCGAGAATGTCACCCTCTTCACCTTTGACGCGACCAGTACCGCAGACTACAACAACGTGCCCGATGGCTGCTACATCCAGTTGCCTTTGGGTGAGGTTACCCTGCGGGATGAGAATAACCAACCAATAGAGTGCTTTGACACGTTGGACAAGTGGATCCTGATCGACAACATACCCCCCACTCCTGTGGTTTGGGAAGACGAGATCACCGCTCTTCTGCATCCCTGCCGCACTACGCCCAACGCGAACAACTCGATCGACCTGATGTGGACTAACCCTGAAGGCGCGAAGAAGATCCAGATCTGGACCCTGAGTTACGGTGATGCCGGAACCGGCTACACCCACTATCCGGAGTATGACGACCACAGCGAGCCGAGTCTCGCTGCTCCAGATCCACTACTTGGCAGCCCGCAAAACGGCTGGGTGAAATTCGCTGAGATTGACCCTCCCCAAACCTTCCCCTATACTTTAACTGGCATGGAGCGTGGTTATTATTACATCACCCTCTTCGCCGTGGATGAGGCTGGCAACATCAGCGCCGCGCCCGAAGCTCCCTTCCACCGTGAGTCCATATCCTACTGGCCCGGAGATGTGAATGAAGACGGAAAAGTCATGGATGACGATATCGGCTTGTTGGGTGCTGTCTGGGGCTTCAACTCCAGCAACGAAGCCTGGAATAACGTGATCGACGTTGGTCCCTCAACAGATTACGCACGCCGTTCCCGCCCCATACCGGACAACAGGATCAACATCGAAGACCTGATGATGTTCGCCATGAACTACTACAACACACATTACGAAGATAATCACAGGAATTTCCCGGAACTCAATCCTGTCATGGTGATGATGGCTACACAGAACAACGGTGGCCAGATCGTTGTGAATCTGGAACTGAGTGGAAACAATGGATTCCTGAAAGGCCTGAACATGCCCATCGCCTACGGCAGCGGATTGCAACTGGCGTCTATTGAGCAAGGTAACATCTGGCCGGAAGCCAGCCTGCTGCTGCACACCAATGCTGAAGGCCTGGTGGAGGTCTCCTGTGCCACCCTGGGTCAGAACGCCCTGGAAGGCGACGGCAACATTGCCACCCTCGTTTTCAACGTGGTGGGTAGCGACACTGAAATCACGCTTCAGCCGATGATTGCCCGCAGCTGGGACAACCATGACATCGCCATAACCTATGACTACACAGCCAACGAAGACTTGGTGAATGTGATTCCGCTGGAAAGCTATCTGGGCAGCAACTTCCCCAACCCCTTCAATCCCAGCACTACCATCCAATACGGATTGAAGGAAGCCAGCAGCGTGAAGATCAATGTTTACAACTCACGTGGACAGCTGGTCCGCACCTTGATTAATGAAAGCAAGGCCGCTGGAACGTACCGCGTGGTTTGGGATGGCAAGGACAGCAACAACCGCTCCGTTTCCTCCGGAATCTACTATTTCCGCATGGAAGCGCAAGACTATGTGAAAACCAACAAAGGCCTCCTTATCAAGTAA